A genomic segment from Segniliparus rotundus DSM 44985 encodes:
- the rnpA gene encoding ribonuclease P protein component, translating to MLPSHNRMRNRRDFAETVRSGRRVGRGDVVVHFLSARSEKRAGCPVAEPCAPRIGLVVGKQVGGSVTRKRVSRRLRAALGELLALVPQSSRLVVRALPAAAGAEVAELESQLRSALRKLAPATAEEKGPS from the coding sequence ATGCTGCCGTCCCACAACCGTATGCGCAATCGGCGTGACTTCGCCGAAACAGTCCGCTCCGGGCGACGTGTCGGTCGTGGCGATGTCGTGGTTCACTTTCTGTCGGCCCGGTCGGAGAAACGCGCGGGTTGCCCGGTCGCCGAGCCGTGCGCGCCGAGGATCGGGCTCGTCGTCGGCAAACAGGTCGGCGGGTCCGTCACCCGCAAACGAGTCAGCCGCCGTTTGCGCGCCGCGCTCGGAGAGCTGCTGGCGCTCGTGCCGCAGAGCTCGCGATTGGTCGTCCGAGCTCTGCCCGCAGCCGCAGGAGCCGAAGTCGCAGAGCTGGAGAGCCAGTTGCGGTCGGCTCTGCGAAAACTCGCGCCCGCAACGGCGGAAGAGAAAGGGCCATCGTGA